A region of the Haematobia irritans isolate KBUSLIRL chromosome 5, ASM5000362v1, whole genome shotgun sequence genome:
TATGATGATCGACGTCGCCAGtcttagaaaattgttgttgttcttcGGACATAGGTTTATTATTGACTCCACCGCTGAAATAAAGGCTACCGTTGAGTGATCCTCATCTAGCGGCTTTAGCTGCCTAAACTGTGTTAAAATGTCCTTTGGGGATAGACATAACTGCTCCTGATCCCACTGTTGAACTTGTTGCGGTTGTTGTTGCGATTGTTGCTGCTTTTGTAACTGTAGCTGGTTTATAATACTTTCTTGTCGCTTTATGACTTCTGCCATTTGTTGTATTTCATTCTCTTCACTCAAATTTCGATTTGAATCGAATTCTTCTTGCCTGGACATTTTGTTGGTATGTATTCTTCTGCACTTTTCGGCTCACAATatcaaatgtttgtttttttgttagtgTCTTTTTTTCACAGTAATGGTTTGGTTTAAAACAATTTCTCACTTAAATTCTTTTCCGTTGTTGTTGGTGGCTTCTTATTTCAATGTtcgtacactgatagaaaaatgacggtacgtggccattaccgtttggtattGATACACTGGTTCACGTTACCTATTAATTTTAAGACCACTTTATATCAAATGatttacatccggtattattattgtattaactatcacatccccgtaacatatgatatgtcgccgttgataaaaaaaaaactaattggtcgcgttggtagtttattttctgCACATAAAGCAAGTAGGCTAGTAAATTACATTTCTGGGAAATTAACGTAAACGTAAATTTGTGAACATAGCGAAGCATGGGTAAGTATTATTAATGTTTGATAAATTCAGAATCCTTCTCTCATTAGATGCGTGCGAGACATACATAAGCTTTCCAAATCTCACTACAAACAACTTTACTGCATGCCTAAGTGCCTGCGATGGGACATAGAATTTAGAGAATAACTTTGCATGAAAAACTGATGaggtatatgtatgtattaaatacattaaagaaaaaagtctgtgtgttttattaaactaaaatgaattaataaattCCAGATTTGTATTAAACTCATTACCGttttggtattatttggtaataccgtactgtttatacatcaatacctttatggtataaatattaataatgctTAAGTATTGTTTTTACTACCATATTGGTATTTTCATAATACCGTATGGTACTTTCATACGTTGCGTACCGCCTGCACCgttcggtattgatattgtaccatacgtggttggctaactatcaataacgtacggtatcgatttgagcccgtatggtaataatttttctatgggtgtagtaatgttcaatattttaatttaaaaccatttttattttatttatttatttatttatttatttatttgataaacCAGCACAACAAGATTTATATCTTATAAGTGACAGTGCTAGTTTCAAGTTGTGATACAGAAAGTAATTTTGTGATAAGACAGcgtaaaataatgttaaattaacaaaaataaatgtatatatatatataaaaacaagtataaaaaaatatataaaaaataaatattaacaaattaacaaaaaaataatataaaaagataaaaaataaaagtgttTTATTTACGGAGAGTTCaagaaatcatttaattttattttgaaagtgTTAGCATTGCTAATTGTTTGCAAATTCGATGGTAGAGAGTTCCACAGACGGATGCtgaatatgaaaaattgtcgTTCCGATAAAAGAGTTTTTATTCTTTGGGGTATGATTTTCATTCCTCTATTTGATCTGGCGAAACGAATATGATTATACAGGTGTGCAGGCTCCTtagtatatattattttgtgaAGAAGCAGTAAGCATTTGCTTTTAATGAGATCTTCAAATGATAAGTTGAGAATGCTGTGCGCAAAAGAAGATATGCTGTCTCGACGACGTCTCTTATACACATACCGGGCAATATTGTTATAagcaacatttaattttgagaAGTCTCTGCTGTCACAGttaccaaatatttcacatccgTATAGCATGGTTGGTATTAAGTAAGTCTTTGCTAGCAGGAGTCGGATGTGTTGAGGTGTAGAAGATTGGACAGCCCACAGGTTTCTTAACATACCATATACTCGTCCAACAACACTCGATATATGGTTCGACCATGAcaaattggaattgaaagtcactCCCAGATTAGTAGATGTATGTACTCGGGGAATAATCGAACCATTGATTTGCAAGGTATGAAGAAAAGTTTCTTCTGAGATATGCCTTCTCGAGATTACAAGAAACTTAGATTTCAATGGGTTCAGAATCAGTCCATTTTTACACGCCCAGTTATAAACATTAGTTAAATCAgtgttaatattttctatacataggTTTAGGTTTTCAGGTTCAGTACTGACGTACAGTTGAACATCATCtgcaaaaatttgagttttacaaCTAACCAATACATCAGGGAGATCGTTAATGTACATCGTGAACAACAAAGGGCCCAGAATAGATCCCTGTGGTACACCTCTCGAGGTTTCGATTACATTCGAGTGCTTATCATTAAGAATAATCATCTGTGAACGAGAGTTTAGGTAAGATGTAACTAATTTGCAAGCATcatcagaaaaataaaacagtttCTTCAGTTttgttgccagaattttatggtCCACAGTATTGAATGCTTTACTATGATCTAATAGTACAAGTATAGATATCATGCCTTCATCAAGTTTTATACGTATGTCCTCAGATACTTCCAATAACGTCGAAATGCAGCTTCGTTTTTTTCTAAAACCGGATTGTTTATCCGTGATGAGATTACAGCGATCCAAATATGCTGTTACTTGTTGGTTCATTAAGTATTCTAACATCTTGGATAAGTATGGTAGAATCGCAATTGGACGTAATTCGTTGTTGGATTTGGGATAATGTTTGCTAATTTCCATTCATGAGGAAAAACTGATTTCATGAGACAGGTATTAAACAAGTGTGTAACGTAAGGCAAGATGGTGGgaagaataatttttataaaggtGGGGTGTAACCCGTCAACACCTACAGCATTTGATGTTATTTGTGACGAGCTATTCAAAACCTCCACGTTATTTACACATCTAAATGAAAAACAAGATTCCATTTGAACAGTTTGTATATCGGCGTATACATTTTCAAGAGGTTGTGCGGTATTAATTTTGGCGAATTCCTCATTTAATTTGTTAATATCAATGTCAGATTTAATTTGGGAATCTTGTTCACCGATGCCAATACGACGAATCTCTTTCCATTTTGATTTAGTATCGAGCGCATTCTTAAACTTTTGACCGTAGAATGAAGTTTTAGCGGCACATATTGCTTTCACTACATCTTTTCTTGCATTCTTGTAAATATCATGCAAGTCTGGTGTTTTGAAAGATTTCCATCTTTTGTAAGCAGTATCTCTTGTGATAATCAGTCTCTTAATTCGATGGTTGAACCATGGTTGATTAGATTTGTTAGTGGTTTTGATCTTCTGTGGCACACAGTAATCAAAGATATTGTATAAATTATCTTGCAAGAATGATAGCTGTTCGTTAACATTTTCAACATAGTATATTTCTTTCCAATCGACAGATAGCAGACAATCTTGTAGAAGATTCATATCAATATTCCTCAGATCTCGATATTGTATTCTAGAGGGCTTAATTTCACAGTTGAGGTTATATGTTACAAAAATTAAGTCATGTTTTGAAAACGCAGGTGCGCTAAGTTGATCGTATAATAAGACCTTTGACAGTTGAATAGTGAAAATGACATCCAGTAAACTATTATTTGTTCGAGTGTAATGAGTTGGGATAGAGTTATTAACAGAAAAAAGACCAAGTGATTCCATTGCATCAGTTAACACGTTGTCACGAAGGATGTTGCTGTTGAAATCTCCGATTATCATTATATCGTTATAATCTAGAGATATGCGTTCAATTTCATTGAGAAGGAAGTTAAAGTCTACACGATTATTTGGTCTATAGGCACAGCCAATGAGTGCCTTAGACCTGTATTCAGTTATCagttcaatgaaaataaattcaatttcagagtcatATGCAGATTTAAGTTTCAGAGTATAGTTTATGCCATGTTTTATGAAAATTGCGACTCCACCTCCAAGTGATTTACGGTCAGAACGCATAAGAGAATACCCTGGTAAACCGTAGATAGTATCTAGAATTTCAGGATGAAACCAAGTCTCTGATACACAAATGACGTCCACCGCGGCACAAGTAAAAACGTTGCGAAATTCATCAATTTTGTTGTTGAGACTTTGGGCATTTATGTGGGCCACTTTAAGGCCATTTTCCTGTTTAGCCAAGACACTAAGCATGCAGGAAAGGTTGACTGTGGAACTTTGATATGTAGTATTAATCATTAGGCGAAACAAAAATAGCAATGCTAATTATATTGGCATAATATAAAACACCCGTTGGTACATATCTAacagttttaaaataaaaacttaaattagttTTGATTAAGTAAAAAAGAAAGCGTGTGCAATACATGTCGTTACTATATGCATATATAATCAGATCGGATTTAATGTGACATATTATCAGAGTTATTATTAAT
Encoded here:
- the LOC142239827 gene encoding uncharacterized protein LOC142239827 — encoded protein: MINTTYQSSTVNLSCMLSVLAKQENGLKVAHINAQSLNNKIDEFRNVFTCAAVDVICVSETWFHPEILDTIYGLPGYSLMRSDRKSLGGGVAIFIKHGINYTLKLKSAYDSEIEFIFIELITEYRSKALIGCAYRPNNRVDFNFLLNEIERISLDYNDIMIIGDFNSNILRDNVLTDAMESLGLFSVNNSIPTHYTRTNNSLLDVIFTIQLSKVLLYDQLSAPAFSKHDLIFVTYNLNCEIKPSRIQYRDLRNIDMNLLQDCLLSVDWKEIYYVENVNEQLSFLQDNLYNIFDYCVPQKIKTTNKSNQPWFNHRIKRLIITRDTAYKRWKSFKTPDLHDIYKNARKDVVKAICAAKTSFYGQKFKNALDTKSKWKEIRRIGIGEQDSQIKSDIDINKLNEEFAKINTAQPLENVYADIQTVQMESCFSFRCVNNVEVLNSSSQITSNAVGVDGKHYPKSNNELRPIAILPYLSKMLEYLMNQQVTAYLDRCNLITDKQSGFRKKRSCISTLLEVSEDIRIKLDEGMISILVLLDHSKAFNTVDHKILATKLKKLFYFSDDACKLVTSYLNSRSQMIILNDKHSNVIETSRGVPQGSILGPLLFTMYINDLPDVLVSCKTQIFADDVQLQEEFDSNRNLSEENEIQQMAEVIKRQESIINQLQLQKQQQSQQQPQQVQQWDQEQLCLSPKDILTQFRQLKPLDEDHSTVAFISAVESIINLCPKNNNNFLRLATSIIINEKILGPAGNYVRELGPEATWGQIKTKLIDFNRPKMTYGDIFNNCRYVKNNHQHKTNHNTYNTSQQKPTQTNSMNIQQRNNEFKDL